The Fibrobacter sp. UWR4 genomic interval GGGTCTTACTTCCATGTGCATAATTTAGATTTTCTATCTTTAAAAACGTCCATATTCCACTGGAGTTTTCCAATGAAACATTCGACTTTCACGTTCAAGGCTATCGCCTCCGCCATTTTGGCAACCACAGCCCTAATTCTCGGGGCCTGTGACTCAGAAAAACAGAATATTCGCTTCGGTTCCGGCAACAAGGGCGGCCTTTATGACAAGTACGCAACCCAGTTTGCCGAATCATTCAACAAGGCAAACGGCAGCATTCAAATCCAGGTGAAGAACACCTCTGGAACTTCCGCAAACATCCGCCTCATTGAAGAAGGTTTCATAGACTTCGGTATTGTGCAGGCTGATATTCTAAAGGATTACCTGATGCGTAGCCGTATACGTTCCGCCATCGCCGCCGTGGCAGGTCTTTACACCGAGTCCATCCAGATTGTGGTGGCTGGCGAAGCCGAAATTAAGTCCGTTGCAGATCTTATCGGCAAGCGGGTCGCTGTAGGCGAAGAAGAATCCGGCGTACTCCGCAACGCAGAAATCATCCTGGAATCCTACGGAATTTCTATGGACAAGGTGGACGCGAAAAAGCTCAGCTTCAAGGAATCCGCCGACGCTTTGAAGGCTGGCGAAATCGACGCCTTCTTCTGCACTGCAGGCATTCCCACGCCCTACATTACCGAACTTGCAAACAGCAAGAACGTCCGATTGCTTTCCATTGGCGAAGTTGACGCCGCCCGCATCATGGGCATCCATCCGGAACTTACCGCAAGCGTCATTCCCGCAGGCACCTACGCAGGGCAGGAAGCCGACCTGCAGACCCTTGGGGCAAAGGCTGTTCTCGTAACAAACCAACTGACGGACAACGCTACCGTTGCTAAAGTCGCAGAATCCGCCTTCGCAAACTCCGCGGCAAGACATGCGTCAACCTCCACCGCAAATTCCGAGGCCGTCGCAGCAGCCCTCGAATTTGCAACCGCCAACGTTCCCGTGGCCTTCCATCCGGGCGCAGCAGCACTCTACGCCAGCAAGAACCTTAAAGTAGAAATCGTCGAGCCTCTTCAGGCCCGCGGTCCCATCCCCTCTACAGGCGACTAAGGAGAACTGATGTATAAACTATCCCTCGACATGTACCAGACTTTGGCCCTTGCCGTTGTGGTTCTCGTCATCGGCGCAAACCTCAAGAAGCAAATCAAGTTTCTGGAAAAATTCTGCATTCCCTCCCCTGTGGTGGGCGGCATCCTGTTCGCCTTCCTTTCCTGCATTCTGTACAAGTTGAATCTTCTAGAATTCCAGTTCGACGAAACCCTGAAATCCATCTGCATGATGGTATTCTTTACTTCCGTCGGTTTTAATGCCAACCTGAAGATTCTCAAGAGCGGTGGCGTCAACCTGATTCTCCTCCTGATTTGCGTCTGTACGCTGATTCTCTGCCAGAATGGTCTTGCCGTTGTTCTCGCCAAGGCACTTCACGTAAGCCCGCTGGTAGGCCTTTCCGCAGGATCCATCTCCATGGTGGGTGGCCATGGTACTGCAGGAGCTTTCGGCCCCGTCCTTGAAGACTTCGGCATGGAAGGCGCCACCACCCTCTGCACCGCCGCCGCCACCTTCGGCCTTGTGGCAGGCTCCCTCATGGGCGGCCCGCTAGGGCGTAAACTCATCATCAAGAGAGACCTTCTCAAGACCGCAAACACCGCCCACAAGGAAGAACTGAAGGAAGAACAAAGCAAGTACCGCCGTTCCGCACAGCGTTACTCCACCGCCGCATTCCAGCTTTCTATCGCCATGGGTCTTGGAACCGTCGTTTCCATGCTTCTTTCCAAGACAGGCATGACCTTCCCCGCCTACATCGGATCCATGATCATCGCCGCCATCATGAGAAACATCTGCGAATACAGTAGCAAGTACGAAGTGCACATGGGTGAAATCCGGGACGTAGGTGGCATCTGTCTTTCCCTGTTCCTGGGCATCGCCATGATTACCCTGAAGCTCTGGCAGTTGGCCTCCCTGGCCTTGCCCCTGGTGGTACTGCTCTGTGCACAGACTTTGCTCATGTTCCTGTTTGCCTACTTCGTGGTGTTCAACGTTATGGGTAGGGACTATGACGCCGCGGTACTTTCCGCAGGTGTTTGCGGATTCGGCATGGGAGCAACCCCTAACGCCATGGCAAACATGCAGGCTATTACCACCAAGTTCGCCCCGGCCGTAAAGCCCTACCTGCTGGTGCCCATTGTAGGAAGTATGTTCGCAGACTTCATCAACAGCCTCTGCATCACATTCTTCATCAATCAGTTTTAATTAGGGGCTAGGATTTAGGATCTAGGGGTTAGGGGATAGGTTCTAGGGGCTAGGGCCGCAGGAGGCAAGTTGTTTTAGGGGCTAGGGGTTCGAGGTACGCTTCGCTTGAGGTGTGAGGTCGGAGCTTCGCTCCTAGAGGTTTGATGTACCCTGACCTCTAGTTTCTAATCTCTATACCCTGCACCTTCAAAGGGGGCCTCGCCCCCGACCTCATAACCTCATACCTCACACCTTTTTTCTACATTTGCACGCGATGAAAGATAAAGCACGTAAACTCATTGAAAAATACGAAGAACTGGAATCCGAACTGGGTAATCCCGATGTTCTCGGTGACCAGGCTCGTTACAACAAGATTCACAAGCAGTACAAGGGTATCGAAAAGGCTGTAATCAAGGCCAAGGAATACCTGCAGATGCTTAACGACCAGGAAGAATGGAAGATGGCTCTGGGCGATTCCGACCCGGAAATGGTGGCCATGGCAAAGTCCGAGCTTTCCACCATCGAAAAGGCACTTCCCGGTCTTACCGACGAATTGCAGATCCTCATGGTTCCCAAGGATCCGTGGGATTTCCGTAACGCCACCATCGAAATCCGCGGTGGTACCGGCGGTGACGAATCCGCCCTGTTTGCTGGCGACCTGTTCCGTATGTACCGCGCCTATTGCGAAAAGATGGGCTGGAAGATTACCATCCAGGACCTGAGCGAAGGTACCGTGGGCGGCTACAAGGAAATTCGCGCCTTTATCGAAGGCGATAGCGTTTACGGCACCCTGAAGTTTGAAAGTGGTGTTCACCGCGTGCAGCGCGTCCCCGAAACCGAAACCCAGGGCCGCGTGCATACCTCTGCCGCTACAGTCGCAATCCTTCCGGAAGCAGAAGAAGTGGACGTAGAAATCCGCGAAGCCGATATCCACATGGACACTTACCGCTCCAGCGGCGCTGGCGGTCAGTACATTAACAAGACGGACTCCGCAGTCCGTTTGACCCATATTCCTACAGGCGTGGTGGTAAGCTGCCAGACAGAACGTTCCCAGCTCCAGAACCGCCTGCACGCTATGGAAATGCTCCGTTCCCGCATCCTTGACGAAGTCATCGCCAAGAAGGAACGTGAAGAAGCCGCCAGCCGTAAAGCCCTGGTGGGTACCGGCGACCGTTCCGCAAAGATCCGTACTTACAACTACCCCCAGAACCGCGTGACCGATCACCGCATCGGCCTCACCCTGTACAACCTGGACCAGGTGGTAGCAGGCGACCTTCAGGAAGTCATCAACGGCCTCCAGATGGCTAACGCTCAGGAAAAGTTGGGCAAGTTCCAGGCATAGTCCTGTCCGCAAGCAAGGAAGGCGCGCGCAATGGCAAACCCGCAAAATGCTCCCATGACGGTTCTGGAAATCCTGAACCGCACTAAGGTCTTCTTCGAAAAGAAGGGCGTTCCCGACCCGCTTCTGGACGCCCAGTACATCATCAGTCACGGTCTCAAGATGAAGAACCGTATGGATCTGTACTTGAACTTCGAGAAGCCCTTGACCCCTGCGGAGCTGGATGAATTGCGTCCCATGGTAGCGCGACGCGCCAACCGCGAGCCCCTGCAGCACATTATCGGCGACACAAGCTTCCGCGGCTTTATCATCAAATGCGACCCTCGCGCCCTCATTCCCCGTCCCGAAACTGAGATGCTGGTGGATATGGCCCGCGACCGCCTGAAGGAAGTGGAAGCCCCCTTTATCGTTGAAATCGGAACTGGCTCCGGCTGCATTTCCATCGCTTCCGCCAAGGAAATTTCTGGCGCCAAGGTTCTAGCCTGCGACGTTTCTGAAGACGCCCTGACTCTGGCCCGCGAAAACGCTGCCGCCAACGAACTGACCGACGACAAGCTGACCTTTGCCCAAGGCGACCTGCTGGAAGCCGCTACCGCCGACGCATTGACCGCCGCAGGTCTCGCTGCCGACCAGAAAATCGATTGTCTGATTGCGAACCTCCCCTACATTCCCGACGGCGAAAAACCGAACCTCCAGCCCGAGGTGGCAAACTTCGATCCGGCTCTTGCCCTCTTTGGCGGTGCCGACGGTCTCGATCTGGTCCGCAAGCTTTTACAGCAGACAGAAGGTCGCATGAATTCCGGCGCATCCATCCTTCTGGAAATCGGTTCCGAACAGGGAACCATGCTGGAAGCGGAAGCCTCTAGCTACCCCTGGCTGACCTTCACCGGCATTCACAAGGACTACTGCGGAAATGTCCGTTTCGTAAGTTACAAGGCGAAATAGCCCGCCCAACTCCGAGCAGCACAAACCTAAAACATTTACAAAGTTTTGAAGACCGTTTTAAGGACGGTCTTTTTTTAATCTGCGTACTAATTACATCTTTTCTATATGATTCACCATGAATTATATGGCAGGTAAAAATTGCAAGTAAATGAAAAAAATTTTTTTAAAGGGCTTATCTTGGCAATCTTTAAGGCTTTCCAAAAGCCTAAATTTAAAGGGATTAGCGATTGGAAGAAAACGACACAAATCTGCCAAAAAAAGGAAAAACATGAAAGTCTCCATTCTTGCTCTATTCGTCGCTTCGCTAGCCCTGCTTTCCGGCTGCGCCAAGACCATGATGCTGAA includes:
- the prmC gene encoding peptide chain release factor N(5)-glutamine methyltransferase, coding for MANPQNAPMTVLEILNRTKVFFEKKGVPDPLLDAQYIISHGLKMKNRMDLYLNFEKPLTPAELDELRPMVARRANREPLQHIIGDTSFRGFIIKCDPRALIPRPETEMLVDMARDRLKEVEAPFIVEIGTGSGCISIASAKEISGAKVLACDVSEDALTLARENAAANELTDDKLTFAQGDLLEAATADALTAAGLAADQKIDCLIANLPYIPDGEKPNLQPEVANFDPALALFGGADGLDLVRKLLQQTEGRMNSGASILLEIGSEQGTMLEAEASSYPWLTFTGIHKDYCGNVRFVSYKAK
- the gltS gene encoding sodium/glutamate symporter; its protein translation is MYKLSLDMYQTLALAVVVLVIGANLKKQIKFLEKFCIPSPVVGGILFAFLSCILYKLNLLEFQFDETLKSICMMVFFTSVGFNANLKILKSGGVNLILLLICVCTLILCQNGLAVVLAKALHVSPLVGLSAGSISMVGGHGTAGAFGPVLEDFGMEGATTLCTAAATFGLVAGSLMGGPLGRKLIIKRDLLKTANTAHKEELKEEQSKYRRSAQRYSTAAFQLSIAMGLGTVVSMLLSKTGMTFPAYIGSMIIAAIMRNICEYSSKYEVHMGEIRDVGGICLSLFLGIAMITLKLWQLASLALPLVVLLCAQTLLMFLFAYFVVFNVMGRDYDAAVLSAGVCGFGMGATPNAMANMQAITTKFAPAVKPYLLVPIVGSMFADFINSLCITFFINQF
- a CDS encoding TAXI family TRAP transporter solute-binding subunit; this encodes MKHSTFTFKAIASAILATTALILGACDSEKQNIRFGSGNKGGLYDKYATQFAESFNKANGSIQIQVKNTSGTSANIRLIEEGFIDFGIVQADILKDYLMRSRIRSAIAAVAGLYTESIQIVVAGEAEIKSVADLIGKRVAVGEEESGVLRNAEIILESYGISMDKVDAKKLSFKESADALKAGEIDAFFCTAGIPTPYITELANSKNVRLLSIGEVDAARIMGIHPELTASVIPAGTYAGQEADLQTLGAKAVLVTNQLTDNATVAKVAESAFANSAARHASTSTANSEAVAAALEFATANVPVAFHPGAAALYASKNLKVEIVEPLQARGPIPSTGD
- the prfA gene encoding peptide chain release factor 1, producing the protein MKDKARKLIEKYEELESELGNPDVLGDQARYNKIHKQYKGIEKAVIKAKEYLQMLNDQEEWKMALGDSDPEMVAMAKSELSTIEKALPGLTDELQILMVPKDPWDFRNATIEIRGGTGGDESALFAGDLFRMYRAYCEKMGWKITIQDLSEGTVGGYKEIRAFIEGDSVYGTLKFESGVHRVQRVPETETQGRVHTSAATVAILPEAEEVDVEIREADIHMDTYRSSGAGGQYINKTDSAVRLTHIPTGVVVSCQTERSQLQNRLHAMEMLRSRILDEVIAKKEREEAASRKALVGTGDRSAKIRTYNYPQNRVTDHRIGLTLYNLDQVVAGDLQEVINGLQMANAQEKLGKFQA